The proteins below are encoded in one region of Micromonospora pisi:
- a CDS encoding metallophosphoesterase, with product MQKRTVFRLAAGTVAAGAATFAYASLVERNLFTLRRFDVPVLATDAEPLRILHLSDLHMTPDQRRKQRWVASLAATDPDLVVVTGDNLAHPGGVPGVLRALQPLLDVPGAFVFGSNDYRGPVWKNPLSYVLPEREYVQGVDLPTEDLREVLVGAGWADLNNARTTIKAGGRTVELVGVDDPHVERDDYGSVAGPTSEQADLSIGLTHSPEPPLLDEMAADGFQLLLAGHTHGGQVCVPFYGALTTNCDLPLSMAKGLHRWPNSDAWLHVSAGVGTHPTAPIRFACRPEASLLTLIPR from the coding sequence ATGCAGAAGCGCACCGTATTCCGACTGGCCGCCGGCACCGTCGCGGCCGGGGCAGCCACTTTCGCGTACGCCTCGCTCGTCGAGCGGAACCTGTTCACCCTCCGCCGCTTCGACGTACCGGTGCTCGCCACCGACGCGGAACCGCTGCGCATCCTGCACCTCTCCGACCTGCACATGACACCGGACCAGCGACGTAAGCAGCGCTGGGTGGCCTCGCTCGCGGCCACCGACCCGGACCTGGTGGTGGTCACCGGCGACAACCTCGCACACCCGGGGGGCGTACCGGGGGTGCTGCGGGCACTTCAGCCGCTGCTGGACGTACCGGGGGCATTCGTCTTCGGCTCGAACGACTACAGGGGTCCGGTCTGGAAGAACCCGTTGAGTTACGTGCTGCCGGAGCGGGAGTACGTCCAGGGCGTCGACCTGCCGACCGAGGACCTGCGTGAGGTGCTGGTCGGTGCCGGTTGGGCCGACCTGAACAACGCCCGTACGACGATCAAGGCCGGCGGCCGTACGGTCGAGCTGGTCGGGGTGGACGACCCGCACGTGGAGCGGGACGACTACGGGTCGGTCGCCGGCCCCACTTCGGAGCAGGCCGACCTCTCGATCGGGCTCACCCACTCGCCGGAGCCGCCGCTGCTGGACGAGATGGCCGCCGACGGTTTCCAGTTGCTGCTCGCCGGACACACCCACGGCGGCCAGGTCTGCGTACCGTTCTACGGCGCGCTGACCACCAACTGCGACCTGCCGCTCTCGATGGCCAAGGGCCTGCACCGGTGGCCGAACTCGGACGCCTGGCTGCACGTCTCGGCCGGGGTCGGCACCCACCCGACGGCGCCGATCCGGTTCGCCTGCCGGCCCGAGGCGTCGCTGCTGACCCTGATTCCACGCTGA
- a CDS encoding GatB/YqeY domain-containing protein, protein MSTLKDLLTADMRNALKARDELTTSTLRMALAAIGNAEVAGKAKRELSDDEVLSVLTKEAKKRREAATAFADAGRVEQAEKERAEGEVLDRYLPKQLSDEELAELVRGALAGGGFEGKAQLGPAMKASQAAVAGRAEGGRVAAEVRRQLGV, encoded by the coding sequence ATGAGCACGCTGAAGGACCTCCTGACCGCTGACATGCGCAACGCCCTCAAGGCGCGCGACGAGCTGACCACCTCGACCCTCCGGATGGCGTTGGCCGCGATCGGCAACGCCGAGGTAGCCGGCAAGGCCAAGCGGGAGCTCTCCGACGACGAGGTGCTCTCGGTCCTGACCAAGGAGGCGAAGAAGCGCCGGGAGGCGGCGACCGCCTTCGCGGACGCGGGTCGGGTCGAGCAGGCGGAGAAGGAGCGGGCCGAGGGCGAGGTGCTCGACCGCTACCTGCCGAAGCAGCTCAGCGACGAGGAGTTGGCCGAGCTGGTGCGGGGCGCGCTCGCCGGTGGCGGCTTCGAGGGCAAGGCCCAGTTGGGCCCGGCGATGAAGGCCAGCCAGGCCGCGGTGGCCGGCCGGGCCGAGGGGGGCAGGGTGGCCGCCGAGGTACGGCGCCAGCTCGGCGTCTGA
- a CDS encoding penicillin-binding protein yields MRKRDHNVFANGASLLICGLLAGVVVAAAAFPAVAMSGLAAKAGAETFDKLPTELTVKMAPQISYLYASDGKTVLATMYDENRRDVPIADIAPVMQQAIIAAEDHDFYKHNGVDMKGIARAFAANQSSQETQQGASTLTMQYVRQAIAYSATHPQDVVAATEDTTARKLREMRYAIQIDSELSKEEILERYLNIAPFGRGAYGIFAASQVYFNKHPKDLKIEEAAMLAGMVKAPSENDPTTTDGFDRALKRRDYVIDNMRDIGAITPEQATAAKAAEMVITGHRAPNGCVATSKNHWGFFCDFFYRWWMDQETFGATTYDRERRLKSGGYSIVTTLDVTAQDAAKKAVEKYMKTGNPEALMVAGVEPGTGRVRALAVNRNFKLDDPNKPLNGFSTNKKAPKGTRGTYPNTTNPLITGGGDITGYQAGSTFKIFPLVAALEKGYPLAYSINAPDMYHSKYPVKFNGDGACPGTDDYCPRNASKSMTGTHNMWSAFGASVNTYFVPLQERVGALNSINVAKRLGIQFRSAEDARMTTAEGGADQWGAFTLGVSATTPLDVANAYATLAADGKYCEPIPVQEIRDQSGKTLDVASPRCEQRFKTEVARAAIDAARCPVGDNSSTSQCKGRTTQAVRGIVDKPVAGKSGTTDSDRTAALVVTTKQLAVAGILADPDWPETTEKMRHDKVDPAVWETLRDAMKGKPTQQFTPPNSKIVQGDQRSIPNVECQPVDTARSRVRGAGFEVEVSTKQVDSKCPAGTAAGTNPSGRTIKGGSVTIEISNGKGSNSPSPGNNAPGQPGDGPRGPNPGRPPGE; encoded by the coding sequence ATGCGGAAACGCGACCACAATGTCTTTGCCAATGGCGCATCGCTGCTGATCTGTGGCCTACTGGCCGGAGTGGTGGTCGCCGCGGCGGCCTTCCCCGCGGTGGCGATGTCCGGCCTGGCCGCCAAAGCCGGTGCCGAGACCTTCGACAAGCTGCCGACCGAACTGACGGTCAAGATGGCGCCGCAGATCAGCTACCTCTATGCCTCTGACGGCAAGACAGTGCTGGCGACGATGTACGACGAGAACCGGCGGGACGTCCCGATCGCCGACATCGCCCCGGTGATGCAGCAGGCGATCATCGCCGCCGAGGACCACGACTTCTACAAGCACAACGGCGTCGACATGAAGGGCATCGCCCGCGCCTTCGCCGCCAACCAGAGCTCGCAGGAGACCCAACAGGGCGCCTCCACCCTCACCATGCAGTACGTGCGGCAGGCGATCGCCTACTCGGCGACCCACCCGCAGGACGTGGTGGCGGCGACCGAGGACACCACTGCCCGGAAACTCCGCGAAATGCGGTACGCGATCCAGATTGACAGCGAACTCTCCAAAGAGGAGATCCTCGAGCGCTACCTCAACATCGCCCCCTTCGGCCGTGGCGCGTACGGGATCTTCGCGGCGAGCCAGGTCTACTTCAACAAGCACCCGAAGGACCTGAAGATCGAGGAAGCGGCGATGCTCGCCGGCATGGTCAAGGCTCCGTCGGAAAACGACCCGACCACGACCGACGGTTTCGACCGGGCGCTGAAGCGGCGCGACTACGTGATCGACAACATGCGCGACATCGGCGCCATCACGCCGGAGCAGGCGACCGCCGCGAAGGCCGCCGAGATGGTCATCACCGGCCACCGGGCGCCGAACGGCTGTGTCGCCACCAGCAAGAACCACTGGGGCTTCTTCTGCGACTTCTTCTACCGCTGGTGGATGGACCAGGAGACCTTCGGCGCCACCACGTACGACCGGGAGCGGCGGCTGAAGTCGGGTGGCTACAGCATCGTCACCACGCTCGACGTCACCGCGCAGGACGCGGCGAAGAAGGCCGTCGAGAAGTACATGAAGACCGGTAACCCGGAAGCGTTGATGGTGGCCGGCGTCGAACCGGGCACCGGCCGGGTACGCGCCCTCGCGGTGAACCGGAACTTCAAGCTCGACGACCCGAACAAGCCGCTGAACGGGTTCTCCACCAACAAGAAGGCACCGAAGGGCACCCGGGGCACCTACCCGAACACCACCAACCCGCTGATCACCGGCGGTGGCGACATCACCGGTTACCAGGCCGGCTCGACCTTCAAGATCTTCCCGCTGGTGGCCGCACTGGAGAAGGGCTACCCGCTGGCGTACTCCATCAACGCGCCGGACATGTACCACTCCAAGTACCCGGTCAAGTTCAACGGGGACGGGGCCTGCCCGGGCACCGACGACTACTGCCCGCGCAACGCCAGCAAGAGCATGACCGGTACGCACAACATGTGGAGCGCCTTCGGCGCGTCGGTCAACACCTACTTCGTGCCGTTGCAGGAGCGGGTCGGCGCGCTCAACTCGATCAACGTGGCCAAGCGACTCGGCATCCAGTTCCGGTCGGCCGAGGACGCGAGGATGACCACCGCTGAAGGCGGCGCGGACCAGTGGGGCGCATTCACCCTCGGCGTCTCGGCGACCACACCGCTCGACGTGGCCAACGCGTACGCGACCCTCGCGGCGGACGGCAAGTACTGCGAGCCGATCCCGGTGCAGGAGATCCGCGACCAGTCCGGCAAGACCCTCGACGTGGCGAGCCCCCGGTGCGAGCAGCGGTTCAAGACGGAGGTCGCCCGCGCGGCGATCGACGCCGCCCGTTGCCCGGTCGGCGACAACTCCTCGACCTCGCAGTGCAAGGGGCGCACCACCCAGGCCGTACGCGGCATCGTCGACAAGCCGGTCGCCGGTAAGAGCGGCACCACCGACTCGGACCGGACGGCCGCCCTGGTGGTCACCACCAAGCAGCTCGCCGTCGCCGGCATCCTGGCCGACCCGGACTGGCCCGAGACCACCGAGAAGATGCGCCACGACAAGGTCGACCCGGCGGTCTGGGAGACGCTGCGGGATGCCATGAAGGGCAAACCCACCCAGCAGTTCACCCCGCCGAACAGCAAGATCGTCCAGGGCGACCAGCGCTCGATTCCGAACGTGGAGTGCCAGCCCGTCGACACGGCCCGGAGCCGGGTCAGGGGCGCCGGCTTCGAGGTCGAGGTCTCGACCAAGCAGGTCGACTCGAAGTGCCCGGCGGGCACTGCCGCCGGCACCAACCCGAGCGGGCGCACCATCAAGGGCGGCTCGGTGACGATCGAGATCAGCAACGGCAAGGGGTCGAACTCCCCCTCGCCTGGCAACAACGCCCCGGGGCAGCCCGGTGACGGTCCCCGAGGACCCAACCCGGGACGCCCGCCGGGCGAGTAA
- a CDS encoding WhiB family transcriptional regulator, translating into MGMITDWPTLAACQNGDPDALFVQGAEQNVAKRICRSCPVRYECLADALDNRIEFGVWGGMTERERRALLRRHPQVASWRKMFEAALKNKDKSLVTAG; encoded by the coding sequence ATGGGCATGATCACAGACTGGCCCACTTTGGCGGCATGTCAGAACGGTGACCCTGACGCGCTGTTCGTACAGGGTGCCGAACAGAACGTGGCGAAGCGGATCTGCCGAAGTTGCCCGGTGCGCTACGAGTGCCTGGCCGACGCGCTCGACAACCGAATCGAGTTCGGCGTCTGGGGTGGCATGACCGAGCGGGAACGGCGGGCGCTGCTCCGTCGGCACCCGCAGGTGGCCAGCTGGCGCAAGATGTTCGAGGCCGCCTTGAAGAACAAGGACAAGTCTCTGGTCACGGCCGGCTGA
- a CDS encoding ArsA family ATPase produces the protein MVPSDQPAPQLDVDQILADSGVRIVVCCGSGGVGKTTTAAALALRAAEIHGRRTVVLTIDPARRLAQSLGLTELDNTPRQVKGIDVEASGGELHAMMLDMKRTFDDVVLAHSDPAKAAEIFANPFYQAMSSTFAGTQEYMAMEKLGQLHARGEWDLIVVDTPPSRSALDFLDAPARLSRFLDGRMLRLLLAPARSGGRSMFSLVTASFGMFSRVVQKVLGAQLLTDLSGFVAALDSMFGGFRQRAEQTYRILQAQETAFLLVAAPEPDAVREAAYFAGRLGEDRMPLAGLVLNRVHRTNAADLSAEQSLAAAERLAELGGHESTVETLRVHAALAQQAAREQRVAAVFTDAYPMVPTVAVTAQPADVHDVDGLRTIGAAISRP, from the coding sequence ATGGTGCCTTCCGATCAACCAGCGCCGCAGCTGGATGTCGACCAGATCCTCGCCGATTCCGGTGTGAGGATCGTGGTCTGCTGTGGCTCAGGTGGCGTGGGAAAGACCACCACCGCCGCGGCGCTCGCGCTACGCGCGGCCGAGATACACGGACGGCGTACGGTCGTGCTCACCATCGACCCGGCCCGCCGGCTCGCCCAGTCACTCGGCCTGACCGAGCTGGACAACACGCCACGGCAGGTCAAGGGGATCGACGTGGAGGCCAGTGGCGGCGAGCTGCACGCCATGATGCTGGACATGAAGCGGACCTTCGACGACGTGGTGCTCGCGCACAGCGACCCGGCGAAGGCTGCCGAGATTTTCGCCAACCCCTTCTACCAGGCCATGAGTTCGACCTTCGCCGGTACGCAGGAGTACATGGCGATGGAGAAGCTGGGGCAGTTGCACGCCCGGGGCGAGTGGGACCTGATCGTGGTCGACACGCCACCGTCCCGGTCGGCCCTGGATTTCCTGGACGCGCCGGCCCGGCTCTCCCGTTTCCTCGACGGGCGGATGCTGCGGCTGCTGCTGGCTCCGGCCCGGTCCGGCGGACGGAGCATGTTCAGCCTGGTCACGGCGTCGTTCGGGATGTTCTCCCGGGTGGTGCAGAAGGTGCTCGGCGCCCAGTTGCTCACTGACCTGTCCGGATTCGTCGCGGCACTCGACTCGATGTTCGGCGGTTTCCGGCAGCGGGCGGAGCAGACGTACCGCATCCTCCAGGCGCAGGAGACGGCGTTTCTGCTGGTCGCGGCACCGGAGCCGGACGCGGTACGGGAGGCGGCGTACTTCGCCGGACGGCTCGGCGAGGACCGGATGCCGCTCGCCGGGCTGGTGCTCAACCGGGTGCACCGGACCAACGCGGCCGATCTCTCAGCCGAGCAGAGCCTGGCCGCCGCGGAGCGGCTGGCGGAGCTGGGTGGTCACGAGAGCACGGTGGAGACGCTGCGGGTGCACGCCGCGTTGGCTCAGCAGGCGGCCCGGGAGCAGCGGGTGGCGGCTGTCTTCACGGACGCGTACCCGATGGTGCCGACGGTGGCGGTCACGGCGCAGCCCGCCGACGTACATGACGTCGACGGGCTGCGAACGATAGGCGCCGCTATCAGCCGGCCGTGA
- a CDS encoding ArsA family ATPase gives MRAGDDASEGQPGTGWPARLHVVTGKGGTGKTSVAAALALALAADGRRTLLVEVEGRQGIGQLFGTGPLPYEERRIVALPGGGEVRALAVDPEEALLEYLDMFYKLGAAGRALRKLGAIDFATTIAPGLRDVLLTGKVKEATTRTAEKRRVYDSVVLDAPPTGRIGRFLNVTAEAARLAKVGPIKTQSEGVAALLRSPITSVHVVTLLEEMPVQETVDAIAELNKLRIPVGRVIVNSARPPLLAAKVSQAELRRGLAAAGLAADRATVAALHTEARDQLTRRELEESLRSDLVELGLPITVLPLLPEGVDRSGLDRLAAVLASAD, from the coding sequence GTGCGAGCAGGTGACGACGCGTCGGAGGGTCAGCCCGGTACGGGCTGGCCCGCCCGTCTGCACGTGGTGACCGGCAAGGGCGGAACCGGGAAGACGAGCGTCGCCGCCGCGCTGGCGCTCGCCCTGGCCGCCGACGGGCGGCGCACCCTGCTGGTGGAGGTCGAGGGCCGGCAGGGCATCGGCCAGCTCTTCGGCACCGGCCCGCTGCCGTACGAGGAGCGACGGATCGTCGCGCTTCCCGGTGGCGGAGAGGTACGCGCACTCGCCGTGGATCCCGAGGAGGCCCTCCTCGAGTACCTGGACATGTTCTACAAGCTCGGCGCCGCCGGCCGGGCACTGCGCAAGCTCGGCGCGATCGACTTCGCCACCACCATCGCACCGGGACTGCGGGACGTGCTGCTCACCGGCAAGGTGAAGGAGGCGACCACCCGGACGGCGGAGAAGCGCCGGGTGTACGACTCGGTCGTGCTGGACGCCCCACCGACCGGCCGGATCGGCCGGTTCCTCAACGTCACCGCCGAGGCCGCCCGGCTGGCCAAGGTCGGGCCGATCAAGACCCAGAGCGAGGGTGTGGCGGCCCTGTTGCGCTCACCGATCACCTCGGTGCACGTGGTGACGCTGCTGGAGGAGATGCCGGTCCAGGAGACGGTCGACGCGATCGCCGAGCTGAACAAGCTGCGCATCCCGGTCGGTCGGGTGATCGTCAACAGCGCCCGGCCACCGCTGCTGGCGGCGAAGGTCAGCCAGGCGGAGTTGCGTCGCGGGCTGGCCGCCGCCGGGTTGGCCGCCGACCGGGCCACCGTCGCCGCTCTCCACACCGAGGCCCGTGACCAGCTCACCCGACGTGAACTGGAGGAGTCGCTCCGCTCGGACCTGGTTGAGCTGGGGCTGCCGATAACGGTGTTACCGCTGTTGCCCGAAGGGGTCGACCGGTCCGGCCTGGATCGGCTGGCAGCAGTGCTGGCCAGCGCCGATTGA
- a CDS encoding DUF4177 domain-containing protein: protein MQKWEYATVPLLTHATKQILDNWGEDGWELVGVVPGPNPEQLVAYLKRPKA, encoded by the coding sequence ATGCAGAAGTGGGAGTACGCCACGGTGCCGCTGCTCACGCACGCGACCAAGCAGATTCTCGACAACTGGGGCGAGGACGGTTGGGAGCTGGTGGGCGTGGTGCCGGGCCCGAATCCGGAGCAGCTCGTCGCCTACCTGAAGCGGCCCAAGGCATGA
- a CDS encoding RidA family protein: MSNGPHAKLAELGLSLPEVVPPLASYVPAVQSGRQVYVSGQLPMVDGKLLATGKVGNGVSAEQAKDLAEQCALNALAAIDSLVGLENVVKIVKVTGFVASAEGFTGQPGVINGASNLFGAVFGEAGRHARSAVGVAELPLDAPVEVEVIVEVA, from the coding sequence ATGAGCAACGGTCCACACGCCAAGCTCGCCGAGTTGGGGCTGAGCCTGCCCGAGGTGGTCCCGCCGCTCGCCTCGTACGTCCCGGCGGTGCAGTCCGGTCGCCAGGTGTACGTCTCCGGCCAGTTGCCCATGGTCGACGGGAAGCTGCTCGCCACCGGCAAGGTGGGCAACGGCGTCTCCGCCGAGCAGGCGAAGGACCTGGCCGAGCAGTGCGCCCTGAACGCGCTCGCGGCCATCGACTCGCTGGTCGGCCTGGAGAACGTCGTCAAGATCGTCAAGGTGACCGGCTTCGTCGCCTCGGCGGAAGGCTTCACCGGCCAGCCGGGTGTCATCAACGGCGCCTCGAACCTCTTCGGCGCGGTCTTCGGTGAGGCCGGCCGGCACGCGCGCAGCGCCGTCGGCGTGGCCGAACTGCCGTTGGACGCCCCGGTCGAGGTCGAGGTCATCGTCGAGGTCGCCTGA
- a CDS encoding MBL fold metallo-hydrolase — MTGHVSAPAAALVDQLPSWVTLLRAPNPGPMTLDGTNTWLLRAPGQDTGVVIDPGPADEEHLARIASHGPIGFILITHGHADHVEGARRLSDLLGGVRVFAADPTHCVGTVPLDPTESFDAYGLGFDALDTPGHTRDSVCFLVEPTTSLDGEAQAAVFTGDTILGRGTTVVAHPDGDLGQYLDSLELLTSYDGLPALPGHGPALADCAAAARFYLAHRRARLDQVRQAVAAGATTASEVVAVVYADVDRSLWWAAEWSVRAQLDYLDRRERDLDRRERDGDPAGAGQEVGFSGQERESGPGVSGLDLP, encoded by the coding sequence ATGACTGGGCACGTGAGCGCGCCGGCCGCGGCGCTGGTCGACCAGCTACCGAGCTGGGTGACCCTGCTCCGGGCACCCAATCCGGGACCGATGACCCTGGACGGCACCAACACCTGGCTGCTGCGGGCGCCCGGGCAGGATACGGGCGTCGTCATCGACCCCGGTCCGGCCGACGAGGAGCACCTCGCCCGGATCGCCTCCCACGGCCCGATCGGCTTCATCCTGATCACCCACGGGCACGCCGACCACGTCGAGGGCGCCCGTCGCCTTTCCGACCTGCTCGGCGGAGTACGCGTTTTCGCGGCTGATCCGACCCACTGCGTCGGAACCGTCCCGCTCGACCCGACCGAGAGTTTCGACGCGTACGGGCTGGGATTCGACGCGTTGGACACCCCCGGACACACCCGTGACTCGGTCTGCTTCCTGGTCGAGCCGACAACCTCGTTGGACGGGGAGGCGCAGGCCGCCGTCTTCACCGGGGACACCATCCTCGGTCGCGGCACCACCGTGGTCGCCCACCCCGACGGCGACCTGGGGCAGTACCTCGACAGCCTGGAACTGCTCACCTCGTACGACGGGTTGCCGGCGCTGCCCGGCCACGGCCCGGCACTGGCCGACTGTGCCGCCGCCGCCCGGTTCTACCTGGCCCACCGCCGGGCCCGCCTCGACCAGGTACGGCAGGCGGTCGCCGCCGGTGCGACCACCGCATCGGAGGTGGTCGCCGTGGTCTACGCCGACGTGGACCGCTCGCTCTGGTGGGCGGCCGAATGGTCGGTCCGGGCCCAGCTCGACTACCTCGACCGGCGGGAACGCGACCTTGACCGGCGGGAACGCGACGGCGACCCGGCCGGGGCGGGGCAGGAAGTCGGATTCAGCGGGCAAGAACGGGAATCGGGGCCGGGGGTCAGCGGGTTGGACCTCCCGTGA